A genomic window from Megalobrama amblycephala isolate DHTTF-2021 linkage group LG2, ASM1881202v1, whole genome shotgun sequence includes:
- the wdr45 gene encoding WD repeat domain phosphoinositide-interacting protein 4 — protein MAQQRGVNSLQFNQDQSCFCCAMETGVRIYNVEPLMEKGHLDHEQVGSIALCSMLHRSNLLAVVGGGVNPKFSEISVLIWDDAQEVRDPKDKLVLEFTFTKPVLAVRMRHDKIIIVLKNRIYVYSFPDNPVKLFEFDTRDNPKGLCDLCPSLEKQLLVFPGHKCGSLQLVELSNTKPGTSSAPFTINAHQSEIACLALNQLGSVVASASRKGTLIRLFDTTTRDKLVELRRGTDPATLYCINFSHDSSFLCASSDKGTVHIFALKDTKLNRRSALARVGKVGPVIGQYVDSQWSLANFTVPAECACICAFGKNTSKNVNSVIAICVDGTFHKYVFTPDGNCNREAFDVYLDICDDDDF, from the exons ATGGCCCAGCAGAGAGGAGTCAACAGCCTTCAGTTCAACCAGGACCAGA GTTGTTTCTGCTGTGCCATGGAAACAGGTGTCCGCATTTATAATGTGGAACCTTTAATGGAAAAAGGTCATTtag ACCACGAGCAGGTGGGCAGCATCGCCCTGTGTTCAATGCTTCACCGATCAAACCTCTTGGCTGTGGTGGGAGGCGGCGTCAACCCCAAATTCTCTGAAATCTCAG TATTAATATGGGATGATGCTCAGGAAGTGCGAGACCCCAAGGACAAATTAGTACTTGAGTTCACATTCACCAAACCAGTGCTCGCTGTGCGCATGAGACATGACAA AATCATCATTGTCCTGAAAAATAGGATCTACGTTTATAGTTTCCCAGACAACCCTGTCAAGCTTTTTGAGTTTGACACTCGAGATAACCCAAAAG GTTTGTGTGACCTTTGTCCTAGTTTGGAAAAACAATTGCTGGTTTTCCCTGGACACAAATGTGGCAGTCTACAATTAGTG gaactttccaaCACAAAACCTGGCACATCTTCTGCCCCTTTCACTATAAACGCCCACCAAAGTGAAATCGCCTGCCTGGCGCTGAACCAGCTGGGCAGCGTGGTTGCGTCTGCCTCCAGAAAGGGCACGTTGATCCGTCTGTTTGACACTACGACACGAGACAAGCTAGTGGAACTACGGAGAGGAACTGACCCTGCTACGCTCTACTG TATTAATTTCAGCCACGACTCATCATTTCTGTGTGCATCAAGCGACAAGGGAACTGTGCACATATTTGCTCTGAAAGACACCAAACTGAACCGTCGCTCTGC TTTGGCACGTGTAGGAAAGGTGGGTCCGGTCATCGGGCAGTACGTGGACAGTCAGTGGTCTCTGGCTAATTTCACGGTGCCGGCTGAGTGCGCTTGCATCTGTGCTTTTGGGAAGAACACCTCCAAAAACGTCAACTCTGTTAttg CCATATGTGTTGATGGGACATTCCACAAGTATGTCTTCACCCCTGATGGGAACTGCAACCGCGAGGCTTTTGATGTGTATCTGGACATTTGCgatgatgatgatttttaa
- the LOC125262358 gene encoding L antigen family member 3-like, which translates to MAACMSENGADRKLEFFLKVPFPSEREATIALQSLSPDPEPRKGGITKNLDVSGQTLSVRWTADEARILRVSVSSFLDHLSLVMETMDAFGPPVSQ; encoded by the exons ATGGCGGCTTGCATGAGTGAGAACGGTGCAGATAGAAAACTTGAATT CTTTTTAAAGGTCCCTTTCCCATCTGAGAGAGAGGCGACTATTGCCCTGCAGTCTTTATCTCCTGATCCTGAGCCCAGGAAAGGAGGAATCACTAAAAATCTGGATGTTTCAGGACAAACACTGTCTGT GAGATGGACTGCAGATGAAGCCCGTATTCTTCGTGTTTCTGTAAGTTCGTTTTTGGACCACTTGTCTCTAGTGATGGAAACCATGGATGCATTTGGACCACCTGTTTCACAATGA
- the zgc:100918 gene encoding ras-related protein rab7-like: protein MASRKKVLLKVIILGDSGVGKTSLMNQYVNKKFSNQYKATIGADFLTKEVMVDDRLVTMQIWDTAGQERFQSLGVAFYRGADCCVLVYDVTAPNTFKTLDSWRDEFLIQASPRDPENFPFVVLGNKIDLENRQVTTKRAQAWCQSKSNIPYFETSAKEAINVDQAFQTIARNALKQESEVETYDFPDQIKLRDDRPVSSGDSCSC, encoded by the exons ATGGCTTCTCGTAAGAAGGTGCTCCTGAAGGTGATCATTCTCGGGGATTCTGG TGTTGGGAAGACCTCTCTGATGAACCAATATGTCAATAAGAAGTTCAGCAATCAGTATAAAGCCACTATCGGTGCAGATTTTCTTACAAAGGAGGTGATGGTTGATGACAGGCTGGTGACAATGCAG ATTTGGGACACGGCAGGACAGGAGCGCTTCCAGTCTTTGGGTGTGGCTTTTTACCGTGGAGCGGACTGCTGTGTGCTGGTGTATGATGTCACAGCGCCCAACACCTTCAAAACCCTGGACAGCTGGAGGGACGAGTTCCTCATTCAGGCCAGCCCACGAGACCCAGAGAACTTCCCGTTTGTAGTGCTTGGCAACAAAATCGACTTGGAGAACAGACAG GTGACAACGAAACGAGCCCAGGCGTGGTGTCAGAGCAAAAGCAATATCCCGTACTTTGAGACCAGCGCAAAAGAGGCCATCAACGTGGACCAAGCTTTCCAAACGATCGCTCGCAACGCCCTCAAACAG GAGTCTGAGGTGGAGACATACGACTTCCCGGACCAGATAAAACTGAGAGATGACAGACCCGTGTCCTCCGGTGACAGCTGCAGCTGCTGA